One Clavelina lepadiformis chromosome 1, kaClaLepa1.1, whole genome shotgun sequence genomic region harbors:
- the LOC143444346 gene encoding uncharacterized protein LOC143444346 isoform X2: MDNVKNKEIVVTNGKDLNNNLLNQTEISNLPMAVKWPDDNQQPSQKIVTPNVSTAGANGTVGLLPMPLAMPLTGLTTLPIALCAFNGSGNNNPAQPSGNFLSQGSQQSGGLILLNVPGNNNTNLSALSQLVATRIPPSTPPIIFGANTGNAPSSSLMNQQPYQGQTAQGPAAVDVNFSQACTLSSQISNIVPQPPVITQGGPAAYMLVPIHQLPTPNSLSIVQSSATTPASPQLQNISSLSSAPPSHPMSSTSLATSHVVAVNGQVMSVSGAGGQINATHSIGASPNLSAFSQPCLTQPTYSNFCTMQAPGHDSHMQNSQVSDIPDNIITNFTPPTISFSTPPIHDPHISSSVPPESVDMSAFLSQEGGKEKVPSLDQMNCLDSANVAKQPHPALQTINMSSTPQTMSYAPSPHNESRLSSPGNIVSIASSPSQMLYGAQHNASPLNSSSGVQGQHVNLTASPSTPTQLKEVVESSHSASDGSRNKKEKRKKGPAPKLDGHEVCLICGDRASGYHYGVLSCEGCKGFFRRSIIKNPSYKCKGDGSCHMDTYMRRKCQFCRLKKCRAAGMKDESVLSEVDGGTRAKRIKKEGSGFVASSMHFAPNLSFNGEPIPSLTSHQRNLVEMLQENETRFQWPTQEDVAKVTPWIESGDTHRCKAERFAHFTELSILIVQLVVEFTKQLPGFLTVSREDQIVLLKACTIEVMLLRAAKQYDKKSKTINFLNGKFYDKSSFYRAGMQVEFVDPIFEFCNSMAKLGLDEAEYALLAAINTFSPDRPNIKDLKTIETVQDSYVELLQVYLKIHHPGDPLMFPRTLMKLVELRTLNSCHSEQIFALKLQDKKLPPLLAEIWDM; this comes from the exons ATGGATAATGTGAAAAATAAGGAAATTGTTGTGACAAATGGAAAAGACCTAAACAACAACCTGTTAAATCAGAcagaaatttcaaatttgcCAATGGCGGTGAAATGGCCAGATGATAATCAGCAGCCATCTCAGAAGATAGTCACCCCAAATGTCAGCACTGCTGGAGCAAATGGTACAGTGG GTTTGCTTCCAATGCCATTAGCGATGCCATTGACTGGCTTGACAACTTTGCCAATTGCTTTATGTGCATTTAATGGATCAG GTAATAACAATCCAGCTCAGcctagtggaaattttttatcacAAGGTAGTCAGCAAAGTGGTGGACTAATATTATTAAATGTCCCTGGAAATAACAACACTAACCTGAGTGCACTATCTCAGTTGG TTGCTACTCGAATTCCACCCTCTACTCCCCCAATTATATTTGGTGCAAATACCGGTAATGCACCATCTTCATCACTAATGAACCAACAGCCATATCAGGGACAGACAGCACAAGGGCCTGCCGCGGttgatgtaaatttttctcAG GCATGTACTCTTAGCAgtcaaatttcaaacattgttCCGCAACCTCCTGTCATTACACAAGGTGGACCTGCAGCTTACATGCTTGTACCTATTCATCAGCTTCCTACGCCAAATTCATTGTCCATAGTGCAA TCGTCTGCTACCACACCAGCAAGCCCTCAACTTCAAAACATATCTTCACTGAGCAGTGCTCCCCCATCACATCCTATGTCATCTACCAGCTTAGCTACTAGTCATGTTGTTGCAGTGAATGGACAAGTGATGTCGGTTTCAGGGGCCGGTGGTCAAATAAACGCTACACATTCTATCGGTGCTTCCCCAAATTTATCTGCATTTAGTCAACCTTGCTTAACCCAGCCAACATATTCAAATTTTTGTACCATGCAAGCTCCCGGGCACGACAGCCACATGCAGAATTCTCAAGTATCTGACATTCCAGATAATATAATTACTAACTTCACACCTCCAACAATAAGCTTTTCCACTCCCCCTATCCATGACCCTCACATTTCGTCCAGTGTACCACCAGAGTCTGTTGATATGTCAGCTTTCCTAAGTCAAGAAGGTGGTAAAGAAAAGGTTCCATCGCTGGATCAGATGAATTGCTTGGATTCTGCCAATGTTGCTAAGCAACCTCATCCTGCACTGCAGACAATTAATATGTCATCAACTCCTCAAACAATGAGTTATGCTCCTTCTCCACACAATGAAAG TAGGTTGTCAAGCCCTGGTAACATTGTTTCTATTGCTTCCTCACCATCGCAAATGTTATATGGTGCTCAACACAATGCATCTCCGCTTAATTCTTCATCAG GTGTTCAAGGTCAACATGTAAACTTAACTGCTTCCCCGTCCACTCCAACCCAGCTAAAAGAGGTTGTGGAAAGCTCACATAGTGCTTCAG ATGGCTCAAggaataaaaaagaaaaaagaaagaaaggtCCAGCTCCAAAACTAGACGGACATGAAGTTTGTTTGATATGTGGTGATAGAGCATCAGGTTACCACTACGGGGTGCTTAGTTGTGAAGGCTGTAAAG GTTTCTTCAGAAGAAGTATTATTAAGAATCCTTCATACAAATGCAAAGGAGATGGGAGCTGTCACATGGACACGTATATGAGACGAAAATGTCAATTTTGCAGATTAAAAAAGTGTAGAGCTGCGGGAATGAAAGATGAAA GTGTTCTATCGGAGGTGGATGGTGGAACCAGAGCAAAGCGTATTAAAAAAGAAGGTAGCGGATTTGTTGCTTCATCAATGCATTTTGCTCCGAACTTATCGTTCAATGGAGAACCGATACCAAGTCTCACATCTCATCAAAGAAACTTGGTCGAAATGCTTcaagaaaatgaaacaagaTTTCAGTGGCCCACTCAGGAAGATGTAGCAAAAGTTACA CCTTGGATTGAGAGTGGGGATACTCACCGTTGCAAAGCAGAAAGATTTGCTCACTTTACAGAACTTTCCATTCTCATTGTGCAACTGGTTGTCGAATTTACCAAACAACTGCCAGGCTTCCTAACAGTTTCTAGAGAGGACCAA attGTGCTGTTAAAGGCCTGCACTATAGAGGTGATGTTACTGCGAGCAGCAAAGCAGTATGACAAGAAATCTAAAACTATAAACTTCTtaaatggaaaattttatgacaaatctAGTTTTTATCGAGCAG GCATGCAGGTTGAATTTGTGGATcctatttttgaattttgcaaTAGCATGGCCAAATTAGGTTTAGATGAAGCAGAGTATGCATTGTTAGCAGCAATAAACACCTTTTCCCCAG ATCGACCAAATATAAaggatttaaaaacaattgaaactGTACAAGATTCATATGTTGAACTTTTGCAAGTGTATCTGAAGATCCATCATCCAGGG GATCCACTCATGTTTCCACGAACTTTAATGAAGCTGGTTGAACTACGAACACTAAACAGCTGTCACAGTGAACAGATATTTGCCCTTAAGTTGCAAGATAAAAAGTTGCCACCATTGTTGGCCGAAATTTGGGATATGTAG
- the LOC143444346 gene encoding uncharacterized protein LOC143444346 isoform X4, which translates to MDNVKNKEIVVTNGKDLNNNLLNQTEISNLPMAVKWPDDNQQPSQKIVTPNVSTAGANGLLPMPLAMPLTGLTTLPIALCAFNGSGNNNPAQPSGNFLSQGSQQSGGLILLNVPGNNNTNLSALSQLVATRIPPSTPPIIFGANTGNAPSSSLMNQQPYQGQTAQGPAAVDVNFSQACTLSSQISNIVPQPPVITQGGPAAYMLVPIHQLPTPNSLSIVQSSATTPASPQLQNISSLSSAPPSHPMSSTSLATSHVVAVNGQVMSVSGAGGQINATHSIGASPNLSAFSQPCLTQPTYSNFCTMQAPGHDSHMQNSQVSDIPDNIITNFTPPTISFSTPPIHDPHISSSVPPESVDMSAFLSQEGGKEKVPSLDQMNCLDSANVAKQPHPALQTINMSSTPQTMSYAPSPHNESRLSSPGNIVSIASSPSQMLYGAQHNASPLNSSSGVQGQHVNLTASPSTPTQLKEVVESSHSASVDGSRNKKEKRKKGPAPKLDGHEVCLICGDRASGYHYGVLSCEGCKGFFRRSIIKNPSYKCKGDGSCHMDTYMRRKCQFCRLKKCRAAGMKDESVLSEVDGGTRAKRIKKEGSGFVASSMHFAPNLSFNGEPIPSLTSHQRNLVEMLQENETRFQWPTQEDVAKVTPWIESGDTHRCKAERFAHFTELSILIVQLVVEFTKQLPGFLTVSREDQIVLLKACTIEVMLLRAAKQYDKKSKTINFLNGKFYDKSSFYRAGMQVEFVDPIFEFCNSMAKLGLDEAEYALLAAINTFSPDRPNIKDLKTIETVQDSYVELLQVYLKIHHPGDPLMFPRTLMKLVELRTLNSCHSEQIFALKLQDKKLPPLLAEIWDM; encoded by the exons ATGGATAATGTGAAAAATAAGGAAATTGTTGTGACAAATGGAAAAGACCTAAACAACAACCTGTTAAATCAGAcagaaatttcaaatttgcCAATGGCGGTGAAATGGCCAGATGATAATCAGCAGCCATCTCAGAAGATAGTCACCCCAAATGTCAGCACTGCTGGAGCAAATG GTTTGCTTCCAATGCCATTAGCGATGCCATTGACTGGCTTGACAACTTTGCCAATTGCTTTATGTGCATTTAATGGATCAG GTAATAACAATCCAGCTCAGcctagtggaaattttttatcacAAGGTAGTCAGCAAAGTGGTGGACTAATATTATTAAATGTCCCTGGAAATAACAACACTAACCTGAGTGCACTATCTCAGTTGG TTGCTACTCGAATTCCACCCTCTACTCCCCCAATTATATTTGGTGCAAATACCGGTAATGCACCATCTTCATCACTAATGAACCAACAGCCATATCAGGGACAGACAGCACAAGGGCCTGCCGCGGttgatgtaaatttttctcAG GCATGTACTCTTAGCAgtcaaatttcaaacattgttCCGCAACCTCCTGTCATTACACAAGGTGGACCTGCAGCTTACATGCTTGTACCTATTCATCAGCTTCCTACGCCAAATTCATTGTCCATAGTGCAA TCGTCTGCTACCACACCAGCAAGCCCTCAACTTCAAAACATATCTTCACTGAGCAGTGCTCCCCCATCACATCCTATGTCATCTACCAGCTTAGCTACTAGTCATGTTGTTGCAGTGAATGGACAAGTGATGTCGGTTTCAGGGGCCGGTGGTCAAATAAACGCTACACATTCTATCGGTGCTTCCCCAAATTTATCTGCATTTAGTCAACCTTGCTTAACCCAGCCAACATATTCAAATTTTTGTACCATGCAAGCTCCCGGGCACGACAGCCACATGCAGAATTCTCAAGTATCTGACATTCCAGATAATATAATTACTAACTTCACACCTCCAACAATAAGCTTTTCCACTCCCCCTATCCATGACCCTCACATTTCGTCCAGTGTACCACCAGAGTCTGTTGATATGTCAGCTTTCCTAAGTCAAGAAGGTGGTAAAGAAAAGGTTCCATCGCTGGATCAGATGAATTGCTTGGATTCTGCCAATGTTGCTAAGCAACCTCATCCTGCACTGCAGACAATTAATATGTCATCAACTCCTCAAACAATGAGTTATGCTCCTTCTCCACACAATGAAAG TAGGTTGTCAAGCCCTGGTAACATTGTTTCTATTGCTTCCTCACCATCGCAAATGTTATATGGTGCTCAACACAATGCATCTCCGCTTAATTCTTCATCAG GTGTTCAAGGTCAACATGTAAACTTAACTGCTTCCCCGTCCACTCCAACCCAGCTAAAAGAGGTTGTGGAAAGCTCACATAGTGCTTCAG taGATGGCTCAAggaataaaaaagaaaaaagaaagaaaggtCCAGCTCCAAAACTAGACGGACATGAAGTTTGTTTGATATGTGGTGATAGAGCATCAGGTTACCACTACGGGGTGCTTAGTTGTGAAGGCTGTAAAG GTTTCTTCAGAAGAAGTATTATTAAGAATCCTTCATACAAATGCAAAGGAGATGGGAGCTGTCACATGGACACGTATATGAGACGAAAATGTCAATTTTGCAGATTAAAAAAGTGTAGAGCTGCGGGAATGAAAGATGAAA GTGTTCTATCGGAGGTGGATGGTGGAACCAGAGCAAAGCGTATTAAAAAAGAAGGTAGCGGATTTGTTGCTTCATCAATGCATTTTGCTCCGAACTTATCGTTCAATGGAGAACCGATACCAAGTCTCACATCTCATCAAAGAAACTTGGTCGAAATGCTTcaagaaaatgaaacaagaTTTCAGTGGCCCACTCAGGAAGATGTAGCAAAAGTTACA CCTTGGATTGAGAGTGGGGATACTCACCGTTGCAAAGCAGAAAGATTTGCTCACTTTACAGAACTTTCCATTCTCATTGTGCAACTGGTTGTCGAATTTACCAAACAACTGCCAGGCTTCCTAACAGTTTCTAGAGAGGACCAA attGTGCTGTTAAAGGCCTGCACTATAGAGGTGATGTTACTGCGAGCAGCAAAGCAGTATGACAAGAAATCTAAAACTATAAACTTCTtaaatggaaaattttatgacaaatctAGTTTTTATCGAGCAG GCATGCAGGTTGAATTTGTGGATcctatttttgaattttgcaaTAGCATGGCCAAATTAGGTTTAGATGAAGCAGAGTATGCATTGTTAGCAGCAATAAACACCTTTTCCCCAG ATCGACCAAATATAAaggatttaaaaacaattgaaactGTACAAGATTCATATGTTGAACTTTTGCAAGTGTATCTGAAGATCCATCATCCAGGG GATCCACTCATGTTTCCACGAACTTTAATGAAGCTGGTTGAACTACGAACACTAAACAGCTGTCACAGTGAACAGATATTTGCCCTTAAGTTGCAAGATAAAAAGTTGCCACCATTGTTGGCCGAAATTTGGGATATGTAG
- the LOC143444346 gene encoding oxysterols receptor LXR-alpha-like isoform X5 — translation MNQQPYQGQTAQGPAAVDVNFSQACTLSSQISNIVPQPPVITQGGPAAYMLVPIHQLPTPNSLSIVQSSATTPASPQLQNISSLSSAPPSHPMSSTSLATSHVVAVNGQVMSVSGAGGQINATHSIGASPNLSAFSQPCLTQPTYSNFCTMQAPGHDSHMQNSQVSDIPDNIITNFTPPTISFSTPPIHDPHISSSVPPESVDMSAFLSQEGGKEKVPSLDQMNCLDSANVAKQPHPALQTINMSSTPQTMSYAPSPHNESRLSSPGNIVSIASSPSQMLYGAQHNASPLNSSSGVQGQHVNLTASPSTPTQLKEVVESSHSASVDGSRNKKEKRKKGPAPKLDGHEVCLICGDRASGYHYGVLSCEGCKGFFRRSIIKNPSYKCKGDGSCHMDTYMRRKCQFCRLKKCRAAGMKDESVLSEVDGGTRAKRIKKEGSGFVASSMHFAPNLSFNGEPIPSLTSHQRNLVEMLQENETRFQWPTQEDVAKVTPWIESGDTHRCKAERFAHFTELSILIVQLVVEFTKQLPGFLTVSREDQIVLLKACTIEVMLLRAAKQYDKKSKTINFLNGKFYDKSSFYRAGMQVEFVDPIFEFCNSMAKLGLDEAEYALLAAINTFSPDRPNIKDLKTIETVQDSYVELLQVYLKIHHPGDPLMFPRTLMKLVELRTLNSCHSEQIFALKLQDKKLPPLLAEIWDM, via the exons ATGAACCAACAGCCATATCAGGGACAGACAGCACAAGGGCCTGCCGCGGttgatgtaaatttttctcAG GCATGTACTCTTAGCAgtcaaatttcaaacattgttCCGCAACCTCCTGTCATTACACAAGGTGGACCTGCAGCTTACATGCTTGTACCTATTCATCAGCTTCCTACGCCAAATTCATTGTCCATAGTGCAA TCGTCTGCTACCACACCAGCAAGCCCTCAACTTCAAAACATATCTTCACTGAGCAGTGCTCCCCCATCACATCCTATGTCATCTACCAGCTTAGCTACTAGTCATGTTGTTGCAGTGAATGGACAAGTGATGTCGGTTTCAGGGGCCGGTGGTCAAATAAACGCTACACATTCTATCGGTGCTTCCCCAAATTTATCTGCATTTAGTCAACCTTGCTTAACCCAGCCAACATATTCAAATTTTTGTACCATGCAAGCTCCCGGGCACGACAGCCACATGCAGAATTCTCAAGTATCTGACATTCCAGATAATATAATTACTAACTTCACACCTCCAACAATAAGCTTTTCCACTCCCCCTATCCATGACCCTCACATTTCGTCCAGTGTACCACCAGAGTCTGTTGATATGTCAGCTTTCCTAAGTCAAGAAGGTGGTAAAGAAAAGGTTCCATCGCTGGATCAGATGAATTGCTTGGATTCTGCCAATGTTGCTAAGCAACCTCATCCTGCACTGCAGACAATTAATATGTCATCAACTCCTCAAACAATGAGTTATGCTCCTTCTCCACACAATGAAAG TAGGTTGTCAAGCCCTGGTAACATTGTTTCTATTGCTTCCTCACCATCGCAAATGTTATATGGTGCTCAACACAATGCATCTCCGCTTAATTCTTCATCAG GTGTTCAAGGTCAACATGTAAACTTAACTGCTTCCCCGTCCACTCCAACCCAGCTAAAAGAGGTTGTGGAAAGCTCACATAGTGCTTCAG taGATGGCTCAAggaataaaaaagaaaaaagaaagaaaggtCCAGCTCCAAAACTAGACGGACATGAAGTTTGTTTGATATGTGGTGATAGAGCATCAGGTTACCACTACGGGGTGCTTAGTTGTGAAGGCTGTAAAG GTTTCTTCAGAAGAAGTATTATTAAGAATCCTTCATACAAATGCAAAGGAGATGGGAGCTGTCACATGGACACGTATATGAGACGAAAATGTCAATTTTGCAGATTAAAAAAGTGTAGAGCTGCGGGAATGAAAGATGAAA GTGTTCTATCGGAGGTGGATGGTGGAACCAGAGCAAAGCGTATTAAAAAAGAAGGTAGCGGATTTGTTGCTTCATCAATGCATTTTGCTCCGAACTTATCGTTCAATGGAGAACCGATACCAAGTCTCACATCTCATCAAAGAAACTTGGTCGAAATGCTTcaagaaaatgaaacaagaTTTCAGTGGCCCACTCAGGAAGATGTAGCAAAAGTTACA CCTTGGATTGAGAGTGGGGATACTCACCGTTGCAAAGCAGAAAGATTTGCTCACTTTACAGAACTTTCCATTCTCATTGTGCAACTGGTTGTCGAATTTACCAAACAACTGCCAGGCTTCCTAACAGTTTCTAGAGAGGACCAA attGTGCTGTTAAAGGCCTGCACTATAGAGGTGATGTTACTGCGAGCAGCAAAGCAGTATGACAAGAAATCTAAAACTATAAACTTCTtaaatggaaaattttatgacaaatctAGTTTTTATCGAGCAG GCATGCAGGTTGAATTTGTGGATcctatttttgaattttgcaaTAGCATGGCCAAATTAGGTTTAGATGAAGCAGAGTATGCATTGTTAGCAGCAATAAACACCTTTTCCCCAG ATCGACCAAATATAAaggatttaaaaacaattgaaactGTACAAGATTCATATGTTGAACTTTTGCAAGTGTATCTGAAGATCCATCATCCAGGG GATCCACTCATGTTTCCACGAACTTTAATGAAGCTGGTTGAACTACGAACACTAAACAGCTGTCACAGTGAACAGATATTTGCCCTTAAGTTGCAAGATAAAAAGTTGCCACCATTGTTGGCCGAAATTTGGGATATGTAG
- the LOC143444346 gene encoding uncharacterized protein LOC143444346 isoform X1: MDNVKNKEIVVTNGKDLNNNLLNQTEISNLPMAVKWPDDNQQPSQKIVTPNVSTAGANGTVGLLPMPLAMPLTGLTTLPIALCAFNGSGNNNPAQPSGNFLSQGSQQSGGLILLNVPGNNNTNLSALSQLVATRIPPSTPPIIFGANTGNAPSSSLMNQQPYQGQTAQGPAAVDVNFSQACTLSSQISNIVPQPPVITQGGPAAYMLVPIHQLPTPNSLSIVQSSATTPASPQLQNISSLSSAPPSHPMSSTSLATSHVVAVNGQVMSVSGAGGQINATHSIGASPNLSAFSQPCLTQPTYSNFCTMQAPGHDSHMQNSQVSDIPDNIITNFTPPTISFSTPPIHDPHISSSVPPESVDMSAFLSQEGGKEKVPSLDQMNCLDSANVAKQPHPALQTINMSSTPQTMSYAPSPHNESRLSSPGNIVSIASSPSQMLYGAQHNASPLNSSSGVQGQHVNLTASPSTPTQLKEVVESSHSASVDGSRNKKEKRKKGPAPKLDGHEVCLICGDRASGYHYGVLSCEGCKGFFRRSIIKNPSYKCKGDGSCHMDTYMRRKCQFCRLKKCRAAGMKDESVLSEVDGGTRAKRIKKEGSGFVASSMHFAPNLSFNGEPIPSLTSHQRNLVEMLQENETRFQWPTQEDVAKVTPWIESGDTHRCKAERFAHFTELSILIVQLVVEFTKQLPGFLTVSREDQIVLLKACTIEVMLLRAAKQYDKKSKTINFLNGKFYDKSSFYRAGMQVEFVDPIFEFCNSMAKLGLDEAEYALLAAINTFSPDRPNIKDLKTIETVQDSYVELLQVYLKIHHPGDPLMFPRTLMKLVELRTLNSCHSEQIFALKLQDKKLPPLLAEIWDM; this comes from the exons ATGGATAATGTGAAAAATAAGGAAATTGTTGTGACAAATGGAAAAGACCTAAACAACAACCTGTTAAATCAGAcagaaatttcaaatttgcCAATGGCGGTGAAATGGCCAGATGATAATCAGCAGCCATCTCAGAAGATAGTCACCCCAAATGTCAGCACTGCTGGAGCAAATGGTACAGTGG GTTTGCTTCCAATGCCATTAGCGATGCCATTGACTGGCTTGACAACTTTGCCAATTGCTTTATGTGCATTTAATGGATCAG GTAATAACAATCCAGCTCAGcctagtggaaattttttatcacAAGGTAGTCAGCAAAGTGGTGGACTAATATTATTAAATGTCCCTGGAAATAACAACACTAACCTGAGTGCACTATCTCAGTTGG TTGCTACTCGAATTCCACCCTCTACTCCCCCAATTATATTTGGTGCAAATACCGGTAATGCACCATCTTCATCACTAATGAACCAACAGCCATATCAGGGACAGACAGCACAAGGGCCTGCCGCGGttgatgtaaatttttctcAG GCATGTACTCTTAGCAgtcaaatttcaaacattgttCCGCAACCTCCTGTCATTACACAAGGTGGACCTGCAGCTTACATGCTTGTACCTATTCATCAGCTTCCTACGCCAAATTCATTGTCCATAGTGCAA TCGTCTGCTACCACACCAGCAAGCCCTCAACTTCAAAACATATCTTCACTGAGCAGTGCTCCCCCATCACATCCTATGTCATCTACCAGCTTAGCTACTAGTCATGTTGTTGCAGTGAATGGACAAGTGATGTCGGTTTCAGGGGCCGGTGGTCAAATAAACGCTACACATTCTATCGGTGCTTCCCCAAATTTATCTGCATTTAGTCAACCTTGCTTAACCCAGCCAACATATTCAAATTTTTGTACCATGCAAGCTCCCGGGCACGACAGCCACATGCAGAATTCTCAAGTATCTGACATTCCAGATAATATAATTACTAACTTCACACCTCCAACAATAAGCTTTTCCACTCCCCCTATCCATGACCCTCACATTTCGTCCAGTGTACCACCAGAGTCTGTTGATATGTCAGCTTTCCTAAGTCAAGAAGGTGGTAAAGAAAAGGTTCCATCGCTGGATCAGATGAATTGCTTGGATTCTGCCAATGTTGCTAAGCAACCTCATCCTGCACTGCAGACAATTAATATGTCATCAACTCCTCAAACAATGAGTTATGCTCCTTCTCCACACAATGAAAG TAGGTTGTCAAGCCCTGGTAACATTGTTTCTATTGCTTCCTCACCATCGCAAATGTTATATGGTGCTCAACACAATGCATCTCCGCTTAATTCTTCATCAG GTGTTCAAGGTCAACATGTAAACTTAACTGCTTCCCCGTCCACTCCAACCCAGCTAAAAGAGGTTGTGGAAAGCTCACATAGTGCTTCAG taGATGGCTCAAggaataaaaaagaaaaaagaaagaaaggtCCAGCTCCAAAACTAGACGGACATGAAGTTTGTTTGATATGTGGTGATAGAGCATCAGGTTACCACTACGGGGTGCTTAGTTGTGAAGGCTGTAAAG GTTTCTTCAGAAGAAGTATTATTAAGAATCCTTCATACAAATGCAAAGGAGATGGGAGCTGTCACATGGACACGTATATGAGACGAAAATGTCAATTTTGCAGATTAAAAAAGTGTAGAGCTGCGGGAATGAAAGATGAAA GTGTTCTATCGGAGGTGGATGGTGGAACCAGAGCAAAGCGTATTAAAAAAGAAGGTAGCGGATTTGTTGCTTCATCAATGCATTTTGCTCCGAACTTATCGTTCAATGGAGAACCGATACCAAGTCTCACATCTCATCAAAGAAACTTGGTCGAAATGCTTcaagaaaatgaaacaagaTTTCAGTGGCCCACTCAGGAAGATGTAGCAAAAGTTACA CCTTGGATTGAGAGTGGGGATACTCACCGTTGCAAAGCAGAAAGATTTGCTCACTTTACAGAACTTTCCATTCTCATTGTGCAACTGGTTGTCGAATTTACCAAACAACTGCCAGGCTTCCTAACAGTTTCTAGAGAGGACCAA attGTGCTGTTAAAGGCCTGCACTATAGAGGTGATGTTACTGCGAGCAGCAAAGCAGTATGACAAGAAATCTAAAACTATAAACTTCTtaaatggaaaattttatgacaaatctAGTTTTTATCGAGCAG GCATGCAGGTTGAATTTGTGGATcctatttttgaattttgcaaTAGCATGGCCAAATTAGGTTTAGATGAAGCAGAGTATGCATTGTTAGCAGCAATAAACACCTTTTCCCCAG ATCGACCAAATATAAaggatttaaaaacaattgaaactGTACAAGATTCATATGTTGAACTTTTGCAAGTGTATCTGAAGATCCATCATCCAGGG GATCCACTCATGTTTCCACGAACTTTAATGAAGCTGGTTGAACTACGAACACTAAACAGCTGTCACAGTGAACAGATATTTGCCCTTAAGTTGCAAGATAAAAAGTTGCCACCATTGTTGGCCGAAATTTGGGATATGTAG